ATAGAAGGTCTGGCACGTAATGAACTCGCATACGCTCGATGGGGAGTGACATCATGATGATGTTTCGTGGCTGGATGGGGCGCTTCGCGCCAGTATTGCTCGTCAGCCTGCTACTGATGCCTGCGGCGACGCCGGCGACAGCACAGGAAGTGCCTTACACCGCGATTGTGGTCGAGGACAACGTTCAGGTCCGCGCCGGCGCCGGCCGAGCGTACTACGTCGTCGGCGAACTCGATCGCGGGGCTCTGGTCGAAGTCGAGGAAGTCATCTTCGGCTGGCTGAAGGTCGTGCCCCCGGAAGGCGTGCACAGCTATATCTCCAAGGCGTTTGTTGACGCCCGCGGCGAGGGCCGACGGGGCGAGGTCAACTCCAACCGCACGCGCGTCACGGCCGCGAGCGTGGAGGGGCCGGGCAACAGCTACCGCGAGCAGACGCTGCTGAACCGCGGCGCTGCGGTGCGGATCGTCGACGAGGAAGGCAGCTTTTATAAGATCGAGCCGCCTGCGGGCACGTTCGTCTTTCTGCCCCCGGGCTCGGTCCGCCGAGCGTCGGACATGGAAGCGGCACAAGAGCCGGAGCAGCCCGCCGAGCAGGAGGCGGAGCCTGCCGCCGAGCCGGAGCAGCCGACGGAAGCGGAGCCGACCGAGCAGGTCGCCGACGATGAAGCTGATCAGCCGGTCGAGGTTGCCGACTCCAACGGCGAAGCAGAAACAGACATTGAAGGAGCGGTCACGTCGGAGGATCTGCCTGAGCTGGCCGGCGACGAAAGTGGCCAGGAGGATCAGGACAGCCTCATGCCCACGCCGGACCAACGGGTCGATGAAGGCGACGCGGATGCGACTGCCGACGACGAAGCGTTGACCGAAAATGCCACTGAGCCAGAGGCGGAGGAGGCCGTCGCTGAGCAGCCGCGTGAAGAGGTAGACACGCCCGCGATTTCCGAAGCGTTACGTGAGGTGGAGCATCGTCACGTGCCGGCGTTTGACTTGCCGCTGGAGGAGCAGCCTTTCGAGCGGATGATTGCTGACTACCGCGCAGTGTTGGCAAACAACGATGATCTGCCGACTGGGGATCAGCGGTTGATCGAGCATCGCCTGAGTCTGCTTGAGCGCAATCAGCGCATCGCCGAGACGCTGGTCCGCGTGGCCGAGTTGCGTGATGCGTCCGCACGCACCGATCGCGAACTGGACGAAC
The Phycisphaerales bacterium AB-hyl4 genome window above contains:
- a CDS encoding SH3 domain-containing protein yields the protein MMMFRGWMGRFAPVLLVSLLLMPAATPATAQEVPYTAIVVEDNVQVRAGAGRAYYVVGELDRGALVEVEEVIFGWLKVVPPEGVHSYISKAFVDARGEGRRGEVNSNRTRVTAASVEGPGNSYREQTLLNRGAAVRIVDEEGSFYKIEPPAGTFVFLPPGSVRRASDMEAAQEPEQPAEQEAEPAAEPEQPTEAEPTEQVADDEADQPVEVADSNGEAETDIEGAVTSEDLPELAGDESGQEDQDSLMPTPDQRVDEGDADATADDEALTENATEPEAEEAVAEQPREEVDTPAISEALREVEHRHVPAFDLPLEEQPFERMIADYRAVLANNDDLPTGDQRLIEHRLSLLERNQRIAETLVRVAELRDASARTDRELDERQRERDRRRPNYDAVGELLASTVYDGRNLPQLFRVVDPATGRTLGYVEPGDQVNPRRMLGRVVGIVGDRRLDPGLRLRVFDVRRIDVLESAEVD